TACAACTGGCGCTTGAGCCTATCGACCTCGGCGTCGCGCTCCGCGATGCTGCTCTTGAGGTCCGCGACGAGCGAGCGATCCTCTTCTCGGCGCGGTGCGCCGGCGGTGTCTCGCGCTTCCTTGGCCTTTTCGGTCGCACCAGTGCTGAGGACTTGGTTATCGCGACTGCCATCGCGATAAACCGTGACGCCTTTGCACTTCATATCAAAAGCCATCTCATAAATCTTGCGCACGTCCTCGACGGTCGCGGTGTGCGCGAAATTCGTGGTCTTTGAAATGGCCGAGTCGCAGTGCTGCTGAAAGGCAGCCTGCATCTTGATGTGCCATTCGGGGGCGATCGCGTTCGCGGTGACGAAGACGCGCTGCCACTTCTTCGGCACTTCGGGGTGTTCGACCGAGCCGGTCTTGGCGATGCGCTCCATCAGCTCGTCCGTGTACCAGCCCTCGGACTTGGCGATGGCGACGAAGTCTTCGTTCACGTCGGGCATCATCACGCCGGCCTGGTTGCGCATGAACGCAACAGCGAACAACGGCTCCAGCCCGGAGGAACAGCCCGCAATAATTGAGATCGTGCCGGTCGGCGCGACAGTTGTAACATTACAATTGCGAAGCAGCTGCATCGGACGAATGCGCTCGCCCTTTTCGTCGCGCGCGCACGTTTCGTCCGGGCCCCAGATGCTCTTGGCCCACTCGGCGAACGGTCCGCGCTCGCCGGCGAGACGCTCGGACTCTTTCTTCCCTTCGACGTCGACGAACTCCATCACTTTGCGGCCGAATTCCACACCCTCGGGTGTGTCGTATGCGATGCCGAGCCGGACGCACGCGTCGGCGAAGCCCATGACGCCGAGTCCGATGCGGCGGATGCGCTTGGAGAGCGCGTCGATCGCGTCGAGCGGGTACTTGTTGACGTCGATGATGTTGTCGAGGAAGTGCGTGGAGAGATGGATGTCCGCCTTGAAGGCGTCCCAATCCAGCTTTCCGTCTTTCACATAAAAGCCGACGTTGATCGAGCCGAGGTTGCAGACGTCGTAGGCGAGGAGGGGCTGCTCGCCGCACGGATTCGTCGCTTCGTATTTGCCGAGGCTCGGGACGGGGTTGTAGCGATTGGCTTCGTCGACGAAGAAGACGCCGGGCTCGCCGGTGCGCCACGCGCCGAGGATCATGCGATCCCAGACGGTGCGCGCATCTTGTTGCCCGACGGGCTTACCACTAGAAGGATCGACGAGGTCGTAGGTCGTCCCCGCCTTGACGGCTTCCATGAACTTCGTCGTCACCGCGACGCTGATGTTGAAGTTCGTCACCTGGGTGAGGTCTTCCTTGCAGGTGATGAACTCGAGGATGTCGGGGTGGTCGACGCGGAGGATGCCCATGTTCGCGCCGCGCCGCGTGCCGCCCTGCTTGACCGCGTCGGTGGACGCGTCGTAGAGCTTCATGAAGGAGACGGGTCCCGACGCGACGCCCGTCGTCGAGCGGACCATCGATCCCTTCGCGCGCAGGCGCGAGAAGGAGAAGCCGGTGCCGCCGCCCGACTGATGGATGAGCGCCATGGCGCTCAGCGTGTCGTAGATGCCGTTCTTGCCGTTCGCGAGCGCGTCTTCGACCGGGAGCACGAAGCAGGCGCTCAGCTGACCGAGCGGACGGCCGGCATTCATGAGCGTCGGCGAGTTGGGCTCGAACCGGCGCTGGGTCATCAGCTGATAGAACTGCTCGGCGACCTTCTCGACCTGCTTGTCGGCCGAGCCGTAGCGCCGATCCGCCTCCGCGACGACCGTCGCCACGCGCCAGAAGAGATCTTCTGGCTGCTCGACGGGCTTGCCCTTTTCGTTCTTCACCAGGTAGCGCTTTTCGAGAACGGTGCGCGCATTGGCGGAGAGCGAAACGGGGCCCGCGGGCGGGTTGACGGGGAGAGGCATCGGGAGTGGCTCCGGAGAGACGAGTGCGGTGGCGGAGTGCGGAGACCTGGTACGAGCGCGGAGGCGGCGTGCGGAGGCGAAAACAATCGACCGTGAGATCGATTGTAACGAACGAGTTGTCTGGGCTTTACCGCAGGAAGGAACTGCGGGGCGGCATTCTATTCATGTTCGTGATTCCACGCCAGTAGTAATGTAAGGGCTGGTGGAAGCAGGAGTTACGAAACCCACATCACAAAGGCGCGCGGTGGTGTAGTTCGAAGTTGATAAGCGCGGTGAGCCGCGCGCCGGTGGACGGGTGGACGGGTGGACAGGTGGACGGCAAACCGCTCCAACGTGGCGTAAGAGCCCGCCCCGGAACGAGTTTCGCCGTCGCTTCAGATGTGAACTCGTCCACTTCTCCACCCGTCCCCCTCCGTCATGCTGTCTTGACGCTGTCGTGATGATCCGGGGGCAACTTGCCTCCAAACACGTCTATGGGGTTCCCGTCCACCAGTCCACCCGTCCACCCGTCCACCCGTCCACCCTCAAGCCAGCCTATACCGGCCTTGGAGCTCCACATACGACTCCACCGTCTTCCGAATCCGATCGCGGTCGGCATCGGTGGTTTCACGGATGACCTTGCCGGGGACCCCGAGCACGAGCGAGTTGGGCGGGATTCGCATTCCCTCACGACACACCGCGCCGGCGCCGACGATCGAGCCGGTGCCGACGTGCACACCGTTCAACAGAATCGCGCCCATCGCGATCAAACAATCGTCTTCGATCGTCGCGCCGTGCACGATCGCGCGATGACCGATCGCGACGCGGTTGCCGATGCGCGTTGGAATTCCGTCGTCGACGTGCACGATCGTTCCGTCCTGCACGTTGCTGTCGTCGCCGATCACGATCGTATCCGAGTCGCCGCGGATCACCGCGGTCGGCCACACAGAAACTCGCTTCCCGAGAGTCACGTTGCCGGTGACGATGGCGGCGGGATGAATGAACGCGGTGGGATCGATCACGTGGAGACGAACAGTAGCGAAACTGCGCGTGGGCGCAATTTCTCGTGTGAAAAATCACGCCGGAAATAACCGTTGACTTTTTCGGAGATCGCGGCGCGCGAGCGAAGATCGCGTCATGCGACGCGAGCCAAGCTGCGAGCGACAGCTGCGAGCATCAGCTGCGAGCTGAATGCGCGCCGCTTCTGCGCTGTTTGGGCTCGAGGCTCCTGCTCGCAGCTGTTGCTCGAGGCTAGGCTCGAGTGGTCTTTCGAGATGCTCGCCGAGCGGAGCCAGCGCCGCCAAACCGCCGTTCGCACCTACGAGATCGTCAAATTCCCCAGATAATCCTCGAGCTCTTTTCGCGCCGCGTCTCGTTTGGTGGTCAACGCGTCGCGGTCGTTGTGCAATGACTCGAGCGTGGACTCCTGCTCGTTGAGCTTCGCGAGCAGCCGCTGGTAGTACTGCGTGTTGTTCGAGACGGTCTTCATGTTTTCCCTGATTCTGCCCTGCTCTGCCGTTATCCCATTAACGTCCTGGGTCCGCGCCGCGATTTGGCGGTCGAGATCGGTCACGGCGTTCTTGAGCGCGATCGCTTTGGCGATGGCGTCGCGGACGTTGGCGGGGATGGCGCCGGTGCGCTGATAGACGAGCAGCTGGGCGACGTCCATCGGCAGCATGGCGAGCGATTCGTTCTGGACCGACTGCTCCTTGACGGTGAGCGTGGCGACTTTGTGCGCCGGCGCGTCGCCCTTGAAGCGGTAGACCAGCGGTGTCGTCTCGAGCGGCTTGGGCGTGTCGGTCAGCGTCCAACCCGGGTGCACGGGATGCTCGATGATGATCGCCTTGTCCTTTCCGCTCTTGTTCTCGAGCGCGTACGACCTCGACATCTCGACGTGGCGCTCGACGATGAGAATTCCCTTGAGGACGCGTGCGGTCGTGACCGACATCGCGGTGCCCAACGGTTTGGCGGTCGCCAGCGCCTCGAGGTCGACGCCGTAGCTGAGGAGACGGTCCTGTCCGGGCGGCAGGTCGTCGATGCGCGCGTCGCCGGCGTAGCCCTGGTCCATGACGGTGAGCGGGCCCTGCAACAGATGCTTGCCGCTCGTGTTCTTCATCCGCACGCCGTTGAGCGGATGGCTGGCGAGAACGCCCTCGTTGTAGATCGACAGTCGCTCGACTTCGACGCTGTCATTCACGATCGGCAGCATCGCGGATTTGTGGCGCGCGAGCGTGACGTTGCCGACGGCATACTGGAAGAGCTCACCCATGCGTCCCGAAGAGCCCAGTGGCTGCACGGATGATGCGGCGTCGAACGACGCACCGGCGGCGCCCCCCACGAGAATTTCACTGAGTTGGGCCACGTCGGGGCGGCCGTTGGCGTCGTAGCCAATGCGCCGGGGCGCAGGGGAAGCCGCCGGGGAGTTGGCGGTTCCTCCGGCCGGTCCGCGAAGTCGAAGCATGTCGGCGCCCTCGCTTTTCGCGAGTGCAACGGAATCACGCGCGTTGATCGCGTCATCGTACGTCTGCGGCGTGAGACCGGCATACAGCTCGGGACGCACGACCGGGCGCGTCGCGTAGAGCGGCCGATAGAGATCCATCGTGAACGACACCGGGCGACCACTCACGAGCGAGAGCGAGACGTTGTTCCAGTCGGCTTCGGTCTGGTTCTCGACCATGGCCCAGCCCTGGAGATACGCCGAGCTCTTTTCGCCGAGCAACAGCCGATAACTCGTCTTCCAAATCGGAGTTTCGACGACATACCCGATGCGGACGTGGCGATCGCCCGTGCCACTAAAGTTGATCGTCACCGGCTTCTTGTCCTGGTCGCGCGCCTGCACCAGGGCGCTGAGCGCTTTGGTGAGCTCGTCTTGGAGTTCCGGATCGTCGAGCGTGAGGCTGGCGATCGACGGCAGCTCGATCGAGCGAATCGAGGCGCCGCTCAGGAGGTTGAGCACCGGAACTTCGACGGGCTCCTCGCCGCGCTCGGGCGCCTTTTGCCGGCGCTCGACGCCGAGGATCGTGCCCGTGAGGTGCTCGGTCGGCGCGGCGATCGTGACCCGCGCGCCACGGAGCTGATTGAGCAGGTCGGCGAGACTGGGATTGCGGGTGATGTCGACCTGGAAGCTCTTGAGCGTTTTGTCGAGCGGGTCGAGCGACGGATAGGTGATCGCGCCGACGCGTCCGCCGTCCTGATCCTGCAGCACGAGCGACTTGAGGATGTCGTTGATCTGGCTCGTCTTGAATCGCAGCTCGGTGGACGCGTTGCCGCGGACGGTGCCAGCGTGCTCGAAGTAGCCGACCCCCGACGAGAACAACATGACCTTCGTGACGGGAACGCTCTGCGCTCCCGAAATACCGAACGCGGTGAAGCACCCCGCGACCGCAAGCCGCAATTGCGCGCGCATGACGACCTCGTCTCCAGTAGATACTAATGTCAACTCGGCGTATGGCCGATTTCGCCACATGCCCTCAAGGAGACGCGCGAGACGGCGCCACTTGCACACCGATCGGGTGCAACGTTCTGTGTCGGGCGGGCTACGATGGCAGGCGACCAAAGCGCAAACGCGGATGAACGCAGATTTGAAAATCGACTTACGCAGATGTGCTAGATGTCATCCGCGGTATGGTCGTTCGATCCGCGGTGATCCGCGTTCGTGCTTTTTCCGAGCCCGCACCGCACATCGGACCTACTTCCGATAGACGATCTTCCAAATACGTCCGCCCTTGTCGTCCGTGATGTAGAGAGCTCCGTCGGGCCCCTGGGCGAGGCCGACCGCGCGATGGGCGGCGCCGGTGGGCGAGAGGGTTCCGCCGGCGAAACCGGTGGCGAAGGGGGCGTAGGTCGTGGCTTGGCCGGTCTTGAAGTGGAGGAAGACCACTTCGTAGCCGTCCTCCGGCATGGGACGGCGGAAGGACGAGCCGTGGAAGGCGATGAACGCGCCGCCGCGGTAATCGGGCGGGAACATCGTGCCCGTGTAGAAAAGGATGGACATCGGCGACCAGTGCGCCGGGAAGGTCACGAGCGGCTGGATCAGGTGATCGCAGCGCTCCGTGCTCTGACCGTCGCCGCCGTACTCGGGCGCGAGCTTTCGTTCGTCTTTCAGATAGTCGTAATAACAGTACGGCCAGCCGAAATCGGCGCGAGCGGACGCGATGCGAACCATCTCTTCACCGGCGGCTTCGGCGGCCGCCACGTCCGAGAACACCGACGGCCATCCCTCGTGCAACCCATCTCGGCCGTGCGACACGGCGATGACGGTCGAGTCGAGGGGACTCACCGCGAGCGCGACGGCGTTGTGCAAGCCGGTCGCGATGCGGGTGCCGTTGGCGAGCGTCTGGCGCGGGGGATCGAGCTTGAATTTCCAGATGCCGCCGCTCGTCTCGAGCTCGGGACACGGATTCTTGCCCGACGCTCCCGGTTCCTGGCTCGTGGCGCAACCATTCGAGTTGGCGCCGATGTTGACGATCAAATTTCCTTTGTAGTCGATCGCCAGGCTGTGCGATGGAATCTGCCGCTCGGCGAGCCCAGTGATCATCGTGTCCACCCGCCCGCGAGTGCCGAGCATCGCGGTCAGGTGAAAGCGGAGAACTTGGTCGGCGGTGGACGCGATGAGTGTCGAGTCGCTCTGCAACGCGACGCCATGCACTCCCGTCTCGCCGAATCGCTCCTTCAGGTCGGCGTGGCCGTCCTTGTTCGTATCACGCAGCGCCAGCACACCGCCCGGTACGCGCCGCTGATCCACGATTCCGACGTAGACGTCGCCGTTGGAACGCACGACGATGTGGCGCGCGGGTCCGACGGTGTCGGCGAAGACGAGGGCGCAGAATCCCGGTGGGAGTGTGATGCTCGCGTCGCAGGAGTCGTCCTTCGCGGCTGCGGTGTGGGAAGCGCAGGCGGCGGCGAGAAGAAGGGTGGACAGGTGGACGGGTGGACGGGTGGACAGCCAACGAACGGCGCGACGGATTGTGGCGGATGCCGTTCCCGTCCACCTGTCCACCCCTCCACCCGTCCACCGGCCGTTCAGAAGTACACTCCCGTCACCGCATACACCTGGACGGCCCTCTGGCCGAACAGTTCGCGATTGTAGGTCGGCGCGACGACGCCCAGACGGAATCGATAGGCCGAGTCCCACGAGAGTACGCCGAGGTTGACGTTGAGCTCTGCACCGGCCGACGCGATGTCGGTGCGTGTGGTGAGGAGCGGGTTGAACGTATTGCAGACCTCGCGCCCGGGGGCGACGTTCGGACACCACGCCGAGCCGACGTCGCTGAACAGCGTAAGCGACGTGCGGTCGAAGAAGAACGGCAGAATCCCCACCGCGTCGCCGATCATGCGGAGCGGAGCGCGATATTCGGCCGTGCCCGCGAACGCGCGCGTGCCGAAGAGCGTCCCGGATGGGAAGCCACGGACGGGAAATGTCGATCGCCCTTCACCGACGGTGTAGCCAGGCACGATCTGGAAAGTACCGCCGCTGACGCCACCGACGACGTAATACCCGTTGGCGTTGACGTCGGCCCATCCCACCGCACCGCGCAGGGCGATCACGTGATGGGCGAAGCCGGGGAGGTCGAGCGATTTGTACAGTGAAAGAATACCGACGGTGCTGAGGCTGGCACCGCCCTGACCGGCCGGTCCGCTGCGCAGCCGGTCGCGCACCGTGGCGTTGAATTGAAAGCCGTCTTCGGGCGAGATGCTGAACGGCGGACGCTGATAGTTCGCGTAGCCGAGCGCGGCGGTCAGCGTCGGGAAGCTGGGACTGCCGAGCTCACCGGCGGTGTCGAGCTGGGCGATCGAAACCGGCGCGGTCGTCGTATGCGAACGCGATTCGACGCCGAAGCCGCCCGAGATCGAGAGCGCGGATCGCACGTGTTGGCGAAGGTAGGTCGCAAGGAAGTCGGCTTCGCGAACGCGACGGAACACCTCGCCGATGATTGGCCGGCCCGGCGTGGGCGCGAAGACGCCGCCGAGCGACTGCCAATCCTGAAACGCATCGACCGAAAGGATCGGAAGGCCGAGGCCGGCGTACTGATATGAGACTTCTCCAACGATGCCGGTGTTGTTCGTCGGGAAGGCGACCTGCGCTTGCATCGAGTGGCGCCCGATGACGTCGTCGCCGGTCGTGAGCACGCCGATGCGGTAGCCGCCGTCGATCCCGGGGTTGATGACCGGGAGCCAGTAGCGCGGATAGAAGCTGTACCACGCGTGGTATGGCCCGACGCGCGTCGTGTCGTTCGTGATGAGCGGCGCGACGCCGGCGTGGGGAAGCGTGTCGCGATAGTCGGGGACGGGCGTTCCCGAGTTGGCGTCGTAGGTACCGACGCCGAGGTGGTAGCCGTTGATCCGGAAGTCTATAGCAGCGAGGTGTGTACCCGTGATCGACGGGACCGGGTCGAACACGCCCGTGACGACGTCGCTCAAGCGCCGCGTCGAAGCGCCCGCGAACGTGTGCGTGTCGGCGAATCGCTCGACGTAGATCTGCGTCGCTCCGTCGCGGTCGGAGTTGTACATGACTCCCGCATCGCCGGGGAGCCAACTCGGCGATCGCTCGATCGAGCCGCCGCTCGAGACGAGGTGGAGGATGCGGCCGAGCGTGTCGAGCACGACGATCTGCGAGACGTTGCCGCGCATCCAGCGCGACGCGACGATGCGATCGCCGGAGTGGGACCAGCGCGGCTCCGTCCACCACTCGTCAAAGCTGCCGGTGGTGAGCGGCGTGATCGTCTTGCCGTCGGGCGAAAGCCGAACGAGATGCGTGGCGCCCGCGGTGATCTGCGAAGCGACGATGGCGCCGTCGGCGCGGACGTCGGGCGTGGTGAGGCGTTTTCCGTATGTGATTCGGTGCTGGCTGCC
The sequence above is drawn from the Gemmatimonadaceae bacterium genome and encodes:
- a CDS encoding vitamin B12-dependent ribonucleotide reductase, whose translation is MPLPVNPPAGPVSLSANARTVLEKRYLVKNEKGKPVEQPEDLFWRVATVVAEADRRYGSADKQVEKVAEQFYQLMTQRRFEPNSPTLMNAGRPLGQLSACFVLPVEDALANGKNGIYDTLSAMALIHQSGGGTGFSFSRLRAKGSMVRSTTGVASGPVSFMKLYDASTDAVKQGGTRRGANMGILRVDHPDILEFITCKEDLTQVTNFNISVAVTTKFMEAVKAGTTYDLVDPSSGKPVGQQDARTVWDRMILGAWRTGEPGVFFVDEANRYNPVPSLGKYEATNPCGEQPLLAYDVCNLGSINVGFYVKDGKLDWDAFKADIHLSTHFLDNIIDVNKYPLDAIDALSKRIRRIGLGVMGFADACVRLGIAYDTPEGVEFGRKVMEFVDVEGKKESERLAGERGPFAEWAKSIWGPDETCARDEKGERIRPMQLLRNCNVTTVAPTGTISIIAGCSSGLEPLFAVAFMRNQAGVMMPDVNEDFVAIAKSEGWYTDELMERIAKTGSVEHPEVPKKWQRVFVTANAIAPEWHIKMQAAFQQHCDSAISKTTNFAHTATVEDVRKIYEMAFDMKCKGVTVYRDGSRDNQVLSTGATEKAKEARDTAGAPRREEDRSLVADLKSSIAERDAEVDRLKRQLYEVEAENLQRRAKRSRPDKLRGTTIRKETPLGVMFVNITEDEKGQPFEVFINLGKAGGSAMADTEAMGRLISLALRSGIPITEVHRQLRGISSDRAVGLGPNKVLSVPDAIGIAIEEWHRDRVTGVQQELMPPAAPASGTPSAPVSEMTQSMTHQVPAAMRPQGNAQAEAEALFGLHKSSEAYIGTCPDCGSQMEYAEGCVKCHVCGFSECG
- a CDS encoding gamma carbonic anhydrase family protein, which gives rise to MIDPTAFIHPAAIVTGNVTLGKRVSVWPTAVIRGDSDTIVIGDDSNVQDGTIVHVDDGIPTRIGNRVAIGHRAIVHGATIEDDCLIAMGAILLNGVHVGTGSIVGAGAVCREGMRIPPNSLVLGVPGKVIRETTDADRDRIRKTVESYVELQGRYRLA